The proteins below come from a single Asanoa ferruginea genomic window:
- a CDS encoding alpha/beta fold hydrolase, with protein sequence MIRRVSTEVLDVAYQDVGDGQPVILLHGFPYDIHSYVEVAPLLAASGYRVIVPYLRGHGPTRFRRPQTPRSGQQAALGADVIDLMDALAIPRAVLAGYDWGGRAACVAAALRPERVTGLVSVNGYLIQDISASARPLPPDLEAGFWYFFYFLTDRGRAGLTANRREIAEVIWRRNSPKWTFGGADLDRAAEAFDNPDYVDVVLHSYRHRLGHAAGAPEYADAEAALALSPAITVPTVTLDGTADGNFPATDGSPGAGHFTGPRIHHQVPDAGHNLPQEAPGAFADAVREVAALAAGQR encoded by the coding sequence ATGATCCGGCGGGTCAGCACCGAGGTGCTGGACGTGGCCTACCAGGACGTCGGCGACGGCCAGCCGGTCATCCTGCTGCACGGGTTCCCCTACGACATCCACAGCTATGTCGAGGTGGCGCCCCTGCTGGCCGCATCCGGCTACCGGGTCATCGTGCCCTACCTGCGCGGGCACGGACCGACCCGGTTCCGTCGCCCGCAGACTCCCCGGTCGGGGCAGCAGGCCGCGCTCGGAGCCGACGTCATCGACCTGATGGACGCCCTAGCCATTCCCCGCGCGGTCCTGGCCGGCTATGACTGGGGCGGTCGTGCGGCCTGCGTCGCGGCGGCCCTGCGGCCCGAGCGGGTCACCGGGCTCGTGTCGGTCAACGGCTACCTCATCCAGGACATCAGCGCCTCGGCCCGGCCGCTGCCGCCCGACCTGGAAGCCGGCTTCTGGTATTTCTTCTACTTCCTGACCGATCGCGGCCGCGCCGGCCTGACCGCGAACCGGCGGGAGATCGCCGAGGTGATCTGGCGACGCAACTCGCCGAAGTGGACGTTCGGCGGCGCCGATCTCGATCGGGCCGCCGAGGCGTTCGACAACCCCGACTACGTCGACGTCGTCCTCCACTCCTACCGGCACCGGCTCGGGCACGCCGCCGGCGCACCCGAGTACGCCGACGCCGAGGCCGCACTCGCCCTGTCGCCGGCGATCACCGTTCCAACGGTCACCCTCGACGGCACGGCCGACGGGAACTTCCCCGCCACCGACGGCAGCCCGGGCGCGGGACATTTCACCGGCCCGCGCATCCACCACCAGGTCCCCGACGCGGGGCACAACCTCCCGCAGGAGGCACCCGGCGCCTTCGCCGACGCCGTGCGGGAGGTGGCCGCCCTCGCGGCCGGCCAACGGTGA
- a CDS encoding alpha/beta hydrolase produces the protein MNNHVLEPAAQEIADATAKPPFLPELGVDGARKVLDDIQAAPIAKPDVDETWITVPAAVGDVRVRIVKPVGAASALPTILYVHGGGWILGNAGTHDRLVRELATGVRAAVVFVEYDRSPEARYPVAIEQAYATAQWITEHGAAEGLDSSRLAIAGDSVGGNMTAALTILAKQRGDVTFVHQSLYYPVTDAGQDTDSYREFAEGPYLRAASMAWFWDAYLPEKDKRDEITASPLRATVAELAGLPEAFLIVDENDVLRDEGEAYGRKLTAAGVRTTSARYNGTLHDFMMLNPVRDTAASTAAVEQAIHVLRKAFGKAAR, from the coding sequence ATGAACAACCACGTCCTCGAGCCGGCCGCACAGGAAATCGCCGACGCCACCGCCAAACCGCCCTTCCTGCCCGAGCTCGGCGTCGACGGCGCCCGCAAGGTGCTCGACGACATCCAGGCCGCGCCGATCGCGAAGCCCGACGTCGACGAGACCTGGATCACCGTGCCGGCCGCGGTGGGCGACGTGCGGGTGCGCATCGTCAAGCCCGTCGGCGCCGCCTCGGCCCTGCCGACCATCCTCTACGTGCACGGCGGCGGCTGGATTCTCGGCAACGCCGGAACCCACGACCGGCTCGTGCGCGAACTGGCCACCGGGGTGCGGGCCGCCGTCGTGTTCGTCGAATACGACCGCTCGCCCGAGGCCCGCTATCCGGTGGCGATCGAGCAGGCGTACGCGACCGCGCAGTGGATCACCGAGCACGGTGCCGCCGAGGGCCTCGACAGCTCCCGGCTCGCCATCGCCGGGGATTCCGTCGGCGGGAACATGACCGCGGCCCTGACGATCCTGGCCAAGCAGCGCGGCGACGTCACCTTCGTGCACCAGTCGCTCTACTACCCCGTCACCGACGCGGGCCAGGACACCGACAGCTACCGCGAGTTCGCCGAGGGGCCCTACCTGCGGGCCGCGTCGATGGCCTGGTTCTGGGACGCCTACCTGCCCGAGAAGGACAAGCGCGACGAGATCACCGCGTCTCCGCTCCGGGCGACCGTCGCAGAACTCGCCGGACTGCCCGAGGCCTTCCTGATCGTCGACGAGAACGACGTCCTGCGCGACGAGGGCGAGGCCTACGGCCGCAAGCTCACCGCGGCCGGCGTACGCACGACCAGCGCCCGCTACAACGGCACCCTGCACGACTTCATGATGCTCAACCCCGTGCGGGACACCGCCGCCTCGACGGCCGCCGTCGAGCAGGCCATCCACGTCCTGCGCAAGGCATTCGGTAAGGCGGCGCGATGA